A part of Chloroflexota bacterium genomic DNA contains:
- a CDS encoding AAA family ATPase: MKVVLAPDPWQKVKTYHDLPADEVISALQKEIRRGHTENAARLAYELIQTSPELEAKLWSRLAVISAEDVGMGNPNAPILINALHEMHERLSVGHTDRPLFAIHAVRFLCEQEKDRSSDELLNWLRQTNQAPEIPDYALDMHTKRGAEMGRDLKYFFEEGSKVHPEKVDRNRVYRERLLGLLDED; encoded by the coding sequence ATGAAGGTTGTTCTCGCACCAGATCCATGGCAAAAAGTAAAAACGTACCATGACCTTCCGGCAGATGAGGTTATTTCAGCACTGCAAAAAGAAATCCGGCGCGGGCATACTGAAAATGCCGCCCGTCTGGCTTATGAACTGATTCAAACCAGCCCTGAGCTAGAAGCAAAGCTTTGGTCACGCCTGGCCGTGATCTCAGCAGAGGATGTGGGGATGGGCAATCCAAATGCACCCATACTCATCAATGCACTCCATGAAATGCATGAACGGCTAAGTGTTGGTCATACCGACAGGCCGTTATTTGCGATCCATGCGGTCAGATTCCTTTGTGAACAGGAAAAAGATCGCTCAAGTGATGAACTGCTGAACTGGCTCAGACAAACCAATCAGGCCCCTGAAATTCCTGATTATGCACTTGATATGCACACTAAACGCGGCGCCGAAATGGGCCGTGACCTGAAATATTTCTTTGAAGAAGGATCAAAAGTCCATCCGGAAAAGGTAGACCGGAATAGGGTCTATCGTGAAAGACTGCTGGGATTATTGGACGAAGACTAG
- a CDS encoding ABC transporter ATP-binding protein, with protein MANAVELIGISKYFPSTEVQANNDVHFSVKEGEIHALVGENGAGKTTLMNILYGLIKPDAGEIFIQEELAHINHPDDAIRLGIGMVHQHFKLVPSFTVAQNIMLGMEPNKFGWLKQRDEIEQVEALSKKFGLPVDPRAKVAELPVGMQQRVEILKTLQRDTKILVLDEPTAVLTPQEVRDLMVVVKRLSEDQGHTIIFITHKLIEVVEVADRVTVMRDGKNVGTKNVADTDIPEMARMMVGREVLFRVKKEPAKPGGLVLEADGITVASDNGYPVVTDLSLNVRSGEILGVAGVSGNGQTELVEAISGIRPVELGSIKLDGEDVTNASVNVRRHHGMGHIPEDRIHMGLNLNTDMDENVLLSRQRDKVYNKFGFIRRKKVADLAGQIINDFDVHGAKPGGSVDTLSGGNMQKIVVGRELSNKPEFIIANQPTRGLDVGSIEFVHKTLIEARDRGAAILLVSVELDEIMSLSDRVDVIYRGKINGEFDIKDVTEEKLGVLMAGGSLEDIENAKNNHVSASDAS; from the coding sequence ATGGCTAACGCAGTAGAGTTAATCGGTATTTCCAAATATTTTCCCTCAACTGAAGTCCAGGCAAATAATGATGTTCATTTTTCTGTGAAAGAAGGCGAAATTCACGCGCTGGTGGGAGAGAATGGCGCCGGAAAAACCACATTGATGAACATCCTCTATGGTTTGATCAAGCCTGATGCCGGAGAAATTTTCATTCAAGAGGAACTGGCCCATATCAATCATCCGGATGATGCCATCCGGCTGGGCATTGGTATGGTTCACCAACACTTTAAGCTGGTGCCATCTTTTACAGTTGCTCAGAATATTATGCTGGGTATGGAACCGAACAAGTTTGGTTGGCTCAAACAGCGTGATGAGATTGAGCAGGTGGAAGCATTATCAAAGAAATTTGGATTGCCAGTTGATCCGCGAGCAAAAGTAGCGGAATTGCCTGTCGGTATGCAACAAAGGGTGGAAATTCTCAAAACACTGCAACGTGATACAAAGATCCTGGTTCTGGATGAACCCACTGCTGTCCTGACTCCTCAGGAAGTTCGTGACCTGATGGTTGTGGTTAAAAGGCTATCGGAAGACCAGGGGCACACCATTATCTTCATCACTCATAAACTGATTGAGGTGGTTGAAGTTGCTGACCGGGTGACAGTGATGCGGGATGGTAAGAACGTTGGGACTAAAAATGTCGCCGACACTGACATCCCCGAGATGGCTCGGATGATGGTTGGGCGGGAAGTTCTGTTCAGAGTGAAGAAAGAGCCCGCAAAACCCGGAGGCCTTGTTTTGGAAGCGGATGGAATCACCGTCGCTTCTGATAACGGTTATCCTGTTGTGACTGATCTGTCTCTAAATGTTCGCTCTGGTGAAATCCTCGGCGTCGCCGGGGTTAGTGGGAACGGTCAGACGGAATTGGTTGAGGCGATCTCAGGTATACGACCGGTTGAGCTTGGGTCGATTAAGCTGGATGGTGAGGATGTAACCAATGCCTCGGTAAACGTTCGGAGGCATCATGGTATGGGGCATATTCCGGAAGATCGGATCCATATGGGGTTGAATCTGAACACAGATATGGATGAAAATGTCCTCTTAAGCCGCCAGCGTGATAAGGTTTATAACAAATTTGGTTTTATTCGCCGCAAAAAAGTAGCGGATCTGGCTGGACAGATCATCAATGATTTTGATGTGCATGGTGCAAAACCAGGTGGTAGTGTGGACACACTATCTGGTGGCAATATGCAAAAGATTGTTGTTGGGCGTGAACTATCTAATAAGCCTGAGTTCATTATTGCCAATCAGCCCACTCGTGGGCTGGATGTCGGCAGCATTGAGTTCGTCCATAAGACTTTGATTGAGGCGAGGGACAGAGGGGCGGCTATTCTGCTTGTCTCTGTTGAGCTGGATGAGATTATGTCCCTGAGCGATCGCGTTGACGTGATTTACCGTGGCAAGATTAACGGTGAATTCGATATCAAGGATGTTACTGAAGAGAAACTGGGGGTGCTAATGGCTGGCGGGTCTTTGGAAGATATTGAGAACGCCAAGAATAATCATGTTTCTGCTTCAGATGCATCATAG
- a CDS encoding BMP family ABC transporter substrate-binding protein produces MKSRFLYAVSLLVVLTMVLTACGAQPTKEVVEEAEFTAALITPNPLGDRSFIDSSARGIDRANEELPVQADVIETQGVAEHESALRAAIAQGYDVILPLAFDAELLLNIAAEFPEQKFASPSEVFAAELPDNLIAFQINVHESSFLVGLIAGSMTQTKVVGAVVGGDAPGLNQFFYGYKQGVLEVCPDCEVLVSYLGFDFSNPTLGKETAAAQYDAGADIVFQVAGRSGEGVIAASAEYGLFSIGVDSNQDFVAPGNVIVSMIKRVDITTFLPIEMVVDGTFAGGFMELGMADGAAGLSWDEGSTTFAEEGPADMVAMLDDVQTLVADYRDQILAGDYVVCNALIDAEMTSDACAPLK; encoded by the coding sequence ATGAAAAGCCGTTTTTTGTATGCTGTGTCATTACTTGTTGTTTTGACCATGGTTTTGACCGCATGTGGTGCACAACCAACTAAAGAAGTTGTGGAAGAAGCGGAATTTACCGCAGCATTGATTACCCCGAATCCCTTGGGCGACCGCTCATTCATCGATTCATCCGCCCGCGGTATTGACCGAGCCAATGAAGAACTCCCCGTCCAGGCTGATGTGATTGAGACACAAGGTGTTGCAGAACATGAATCTGCTCTCCGTGCTGCTATCGCTCAGGGTTATGACGTTATCCTCCCCCTGGCTTTTGATGCCGAACTCTTGTTGAATATCGCTGCAGAATTCCCGGAGCAGAAGTTCGCTTCCCCCTCTGAGGTTTTTGCAGCTGAACTGCCTGACAATTTGATTGCATTCCAGATTAACGTTCACGAATCCAGCTTCCTGGTTGGTTTGATCGCCGGTTCCATGACCCAGACCAAGGTTGTTGGTGCTGTGGTTGGTGGGGATGCTCCTGGTTTGAACCAGTTCTTCTATGGTTACAAACAAGGCGTTTTAGAAGTTTGCCCCGACTGTGAAGTTTTGGTGAGCTACCTTGGTTTTGACTTCTCCAACCCAACTTTGGGTAAAGAAACAGCCGCTGCTCAGTATGATGCTGGCGCTGACATTGTCTTCCAGGTTGCTGGCCGCTCCGGTGAGGGTGTTATTGCTGCTTCCGCTGAATACGGTCTGTTCTCCATTGGTGTTGACTCCAACCAGGACTTTGTTGCTCCCGGTAACGTTATCGTTTCTATGATCAAGCGTGTGGATATCACCACCTTCCTGCCGATCGAAATGGTTGTAGATGGTACCTTCGCTGGTGGCTTCATGGAACTTGGTATGGCTGATGGCGCTGCCGGCCTCTCATGGGATGAGGGTTCAACAACCTTCGCCGAAGAAGGCCCAGCTGATATGGTTGCCATGTTGGACGATGTCCAGACTTTAGTTGCGGATTATCGTGATCAGATCCTCGCTGGCGATTATGTTGTCTGCAACGCTTTGATTGATGCTGAAATGACCTCGGATGCTTGTGCACCCCTGAAATAA